The following are encoded in a window of Scophthalmus maximus strain ysfricsl-2021 chromosome 2, ASM2237912v1, whole genome shotgun sequence genomic DNA:
- the LOC118301066 gene encoding multidrug and toxin extrusion protein 1, translating to MEDLATENACKGVNGHSRTDKSPSPAATRSVDSCCGSFLKGFKLWIPVNYKNETVQLVKLAGPVFISQLMSFLIGFVSMVFCGHLGKTELAGVALAIAVINVTGISIGCGLASACDTLISQTYGSGNLKRVGVILQRGVLVLLLACFPCWAVLINTQPILLAVRQSTEVARLSQLYVKIFMPALPAAFMYQLQGRYLQNQGIMWPQVICGAIGNVLNAIINYIFINLLDMGVVGSAAANTISQYSLAVFLFVYICARGLHKTTWDGWSRDCLQEWDSFLRLAIPSMLMHCLEWWLYEIAGFLAGIISEVELGAQSIVYELAAIAYMIPMGFSLAASVRVGNALGAGNTEQAKLSSKVSVICASIVSCFIGACLGVSKDVIGYIFTTEKDIIQRVADIMKLYCFIHIAEAFAAVTGGIVRGAGKQMIGAVCSLVGFYFIGFPIGVSLMFPAKMGIVGLWSGFLICVVAQSTFFVVFLCKLNWNKVTEEALVRAGVDITKRNKVFGIENNAKESGDKQNHIKTSRSSSVSPEARDESLGEGQQTSHDVRLSVRQLLVRRGLAVLSMLIILAAGVFISELLIRLLQLDE from the exons CAAACTGGCCGGACCTGTG ttcatttcacaGTTGATGAGCTTCCTGATCGGCTTCGTCAGCATGGTGTTCTGCGGTCACCTGGGGAAGACGGAGCTGGCCGGCGTGGCTTTAGCAATAGCG GTGATTAATGTCACCGGTATTTCCATTGGCTGTGGTTTGGCATCAGCATGCGACACACTCATATCTCAG ACTTATGGGAGTGGTAACCTGAAGCGTGTCGGGGTGATACTCCAACGGGGAGTTTTGGTACTGCTCTTAGCCTGTTTCCCCTGCTGGGCCGTCCTCATTAACACTCAGCCCATTTTGCTGGCTGTCAGGCAGAGCACCGAGGTCGCCAG ACTCTCACAGCTGTATGTGAAGATCTTTATGCCGGCTCTGCCA GCTGCCTTCATGTACCAGCTGCAGGGGAGGTATCTTCAGAATCAG GGCATCATGTGGCCTCAGGTGATATGCGGAGCCATTGGGAATGTTTTGAATGCGATCATCAACTACATCTTCATCAATCTTCTGGACATGGGGGTCGT TGGATCTGCAGCTGCCAACACCATCTCACAGTATTCCTTGGCTGTGTTCTTGTTTGTATATATCTGCGCCAGGGGCCTGCACAAAACTACATGGGACG GTTGGTCCAGAGACTGTCTGCAGGAGTGGGATTCTTTCCTCCGCCTCGCCATCCCCAGCATGCTGATGCACTGTCTGGAGTGGTGGCTGTATGAGATTGCCGGGTTCCTGGCAGGCATCATAAGTGAGGTTGAGTTAGGGGCTCAGTCTATAGTTTATGAACTGGCTGCAATCGCTTACATG ATTCCGATGGGTTTCTCTCTCGCTGCCAGTGTCCGGGTTGGAAATGCTCTCGGTGCTGGGAACACAGAGCAAGCCAAACTATCCAGCAAGGTCTCCGTCATCTGCGCAT CTATCGTCTCATGTTTCATTGGAGCCTGTCTCGGTGTGTCTAAGGATGTGATCGGTTACATTTTCACTACAGAGAA AGACATTATTCAAAGGGTGGCAGATATCATGAAGCTGTATTGTTTCATCCACATTGCTGAGGCCTTTGCG GCTGTGACAGGCGGTATCGTCCGGGGAGCAGGGAAGCAAATGATTGGCGCTGTGTGTTCTTTGGTGGGTTTCTACTTCATTGGGTTTCCCATTGGAGTGTCTTTGATGTTCCCTGCCAAAATGGGGATAGTAG GTTTGTGGTCtgggtttttaatttgtgttgtgGCACAGTCCACATTCTTTGTAGTTTTCCTGTGCAAACTAAACTGGAACAAAGTCACTGAGGAG GCACTGGTGAGAGCGGGAGTCGACATTACAAAGCGGAACAAAGTCTTTGGGATAGAAAATAATG ccAAGGAGTCTGGTGACAAACAGAACCACATAAAGACCAGTCGGTCCAGTTCAGTGAGTCCAGAGGCGAGGGATGAATCGCTCGGTGAAGGTCAACAGACTTCGCATGACGTGCGTCTGTCCGTCAGGCAGCTGCTGGTGCGACGCGGGCTCGCTGTACTGTCCATGCTCATCATCCTCGCTGCTGGAGTCTTCATCAGTGAGCTGCTCATCAGACTGCTACAATTAGACGAGTGA
- the slc47a1 gene encoding multidrug and toxin extrusion protein 1 gives MEKPGSPEPAPPSPGPAPTAGLPVAKMAAVEGDEAVAGVSSKLFQSACLRRWLPPVYREELQQVLKLTGPLLLSRILNFFLPFVTTIMCGHIGNAELAGFALASAVINVTTTATGHGLALACDTLISQTFGSKNMKRVGVILQRSSLILLLFCLPCWAVLINSYNLLLLMHQEEEVARIAYLYVMLFLPAVPAMFLHQLLVAYLQNQGIILPQMYTAAAANIFNLGINYILIFSLDLGVIGSAIANSLSQIVICLLLYSYIRWKKLHQQTWGGWSTDCLQEWGSYMKLAIPSAFMVCFEWWIWEVGSLLAGLLGELDLAALHILDEIGTITYMFPLGVHAAACVRVGNALGAGDTSRAKVTCKVALVLAGVLAVFQGIVIAGCKSVVGHIFTSDDKIVAIVSENLSVYPFQQFFDGLLCVCSGILVGAGMQKIAALSNLVCYYCIGLPVGIALMFAAELRILGFFLGLFTCILLELGFFLVLIFKLNWEKVTQKARQRAGQKVVVIRKRPVSIVLNEAMVTDVSDCLNTAKSDSEVVLKADGYSPVDTRDQELKAGHEANAACMEGDASNTKPQALLSVTQLILRRGLAFLVSFLILAVGVAFHIALPTPEPSGQTRANLTLNWPNVSTHATVSPLDLTTDL, from the exons ATGGAGAAGCCGGGTTCCCCGGAACCTGCACCACCCTCGCCGGGCCCGGCGCCCACTGCTGGGTTGCCCGTTGCCAAGATGGCAGCGGTTGAGGGAGACGAGGCCGTGGCAGGAGTCAGCTCCAAACTGTTTCAGAGTGCCTGCCTGCGACGCTGGCTGCCACCGGTCTACAGAGAGGAACTCCAACAGGTTTTAAAGCTAACAGGCCCACTG CTGCTGTCTCGCATTCTGAACTTCTTCCTGCCGTTTGTTACCACCATAATGTGTGGTCACATTGGCAATGCAGAACTGGCTGGATTCGCACTGGCCTCAGCG GTCATTAACGTGACCACCACTGCAACAGGCCATGGCCTCGCTTTGGCTTGTGACACACTGATTTCTCAG ACATTTGGCAGTAAGAACATGAAACGTGTGGGAGTAATTCTCCAAAGGAGTTCACTGATCCTGTTGCTGTTCTGTCTGCCCTGTTGGGCTGTTCTCATCAATTCTTACAACTTGCTACTCCTCATGCACCAAGAGGAGGAGGTTGCGAG AATTGCTTATCTCTATGTGATGCTATTTCTACCAGCTGTTCCA GCCATGTTCCTGCACCAGCTTCTGGTCGCCTACCTGCAAAACCAA GGGATTATTCTTCCTCAGATGTACACAGCAGCCGCAGCAAACATTTTTAACTTAGGGATCAACTACATCCTAATCTTCAGCCTCGACTTGGGCGTCAT tgggTCCGCAATTGCTAACAGCCTCTCTCAGATCGTCATCTGTCTGCTGTTGTATAGTTACATCAGATGGAAGAAGCTCCATCAGCAGACGTGGGGAG GCTGGTCCACCGACTGTTTGCAGGAATGGGGCTCCTATATGAAGCTGGCCATCCCCAGTGCATTTATGGTCTGCTTTGAATGGTGGATCTGGGAAGTCGGCAGTTTACTTGCAG GTTTACTTGGCGAGTTGGATCTTGCTGCCCTGCATATTTTGGACGAAATAGGAACCATAACATATATG TTCCCTCTAGGGGTCCATGCAGCTGCCTGTGTGCGAGTTGGCAATGCTCTGGGGGCCGGAGATACTTCCAGGGCCAAAGTCACATGCAAAGTGGCCCTGGTTCTAGCAG GAGTGCTTGCCGTGTTCCAGGGTATCGTCATTGCTGGCTGTAAGTCCGTCGTTGGCCACATATTTACCTCTGATGA CAAAATTGTGGCGATTGTGTCAGAGAACCTCTCGGTCTACCCATTTCAACAATTCTTTGATGGGCTTCTG TGTGTCTGCTCAGGGATTCTTGTAGGAGCTGGGATGCAAAAAATTGCTGCCTTGTCCAACCTGGTTTGTTACTACTGCATCGGCCTGCCAGTTGGAATAGCTCTGATGTTTGCTGCCGAGCTGAGAATATTAG GCTTCTTTCTGGGTCTCTTCACATGTATTTTATTAGAGTTGGGTTTCTTTCTCGTTCTAATCTTCAAACTCAACTGGGAGAAAGTCACACAAAAG GCTAGGCAGCGGGCCGGACAAAAAGTGGTCGTCATAAGGAAACGCCCAGTTAGTATAGTGCTGAATGAAGCGATGGTGACTGATGTCTCTGACTGCCTTAACACA GCCAAGTCGGACAGCGAAGTAGTTCTCAAAGCAGATGGCTACAGTCCAGTCGACACCCGGGATCAGGAGCTGAAAGCAGGACATGAGGCTAATGCAGCGTGTATGGAGGGGGATGCTTCAAACACCAAACCTCAAGCACTGCTCTCAGTCACTCAGCTGATCTTACGTCGAGGACTCGCCTTCTTggtttcatttcttattttggCCGTCGGTGTTGCTTTCCACATCGCTTTGCCTACACCAGAGCCCTCTGGTCAGACCAGGGCCAACTTGACCCTGAACTGGCCCAATGTCTCCACTCATGCAACAGTGTCTCCTCTGGACCTGACCACAGACCTCTGA